A single Candidatus Dojkabacteria bacterium DNA region contains:
- a CDS encoding P1 family peptidase translates to MDSNKNFQNNSLTQLSGVRVGNVQDGNMQYGLTLVVFPKPLNVACVSKGGASVTYNTTNLSLDKNYYLRHAIYIADGGHDGLNFSSYINEGLSKLKIGFENNSVYKPSIVGAVISSLGIHSTKLDYKLGLKVVENISSKPVQSGNIGAGYGASVGKFSWLDDKTSLAMKGGLGHASEKIGKDGIVTAMSVVNALGNVVNEKGEIIAGNRHNNSDFKFRTFKGFSDYYTCNTTISIVGTNLKLDFLQQDLTRIAELVHIGQARAIDPINTSFDGDTVFVFSTQEVDFPFSDEGKSIENGEWWKFKVDILAQSAISAVRESIYDAIRNASTIDSDLTFNKKILSLTDYN, encoded by the coding sequence ATGGACTCTAATAAAAACTTCCAAAACAATTCGTTAACACAGCTAAGCGGAGTTCGTGTTGGAAATGTACAAGATGGAAATATGCAGTACGGGTTAACACTAGTTGTATTTCCTAAACCACTCAATGTAGCATGTGTTTCAAAAGGAGGGGCATCTGTAACCTACAATACTACAAATCTATCTTTAGACAAAAACTATTATTTGAGACATGCAATATATATAGCTGATGGTGGACATGATGGATTAAACTTTTCAAGCTACATAAACGAAGGTCTTTCAAAATTAAAGATTGGCTTTGAAAATAACTCTGTTTACAAACCATCCATTGTGGGTGCCGTGATCAGTTCACTTGGAATTCATTCTACGAAGCTTGACTATAAACTTGGACTCAAAGTAGTGGAAAACATCTCAAGCAAACCTGTTCAAAGTGGAAATATTGGTGCTGGATATGGAGCATCGGTTGGAAAGTTCTCGTGGTTAGATGATAAAACTTCTCTTGCAATGAAAGGTGGTCTAGGACATGCTAGTGAAAAGATTGGAAAAGATGGTATTGTAACTGCTATGTCCGTTGTTAATGCCCTGGGAAATGTAGTTAATGAGAAAGGAGAGATTATTGCTGGTAACAGACACAACAATTCCGACTTTAAATTTAGAACTTTCAAAGGATTTTCTGATTATTATACTTGTAATACTACGATAAGTATCGTAGGAACAAATTTAAAACTTGATTTTCTCCAACAGGATTTAACTCGTATTGCAGAATTAGTGCATATTGGTCAGGCTAGAGCAATAGACCCTATTAATACCTCTTTCGATGGAGATACTGTTTTTGTTTTTTCTACTCAAGAAGTTGACTTCCCATTTTCAGATGAAGGTAAAAGTATTGAAAATGGAGAATGGTGGAAATTTAAAGTTGATATTCTAGCTCAATCTGCAATATCTGCCGTTCGAGAAAGTATTTATGATGCAATAAGGAATGCATCAACCATAGACTCAGATCTTACCTTCAATAAAAAGATTTTATCTCTAACAGACTATAACTAA